The nucleotide sequence AATACAACCCATAAACCACTAACCACATGAAcaatataatacaatacaatacataaccatttaataattcaatataatattaCCTAAGCAAAAAAACTCGGCTTGTGTAGAATTTTCCGATTTCGCATAGAAAAGGACCCCTTACAACAAACCCGCAGATCGAAGTGATTATATAGTCTACAAAAACAACGTTGAAAAAACAAACCACTAGAGGAGTCTCATTGCCCCAAGAAACTGACAATGACGGAGACCAAGACGCATTTTGTTAAGCATATCTCCTTCGATGACCTGTCACCATCACTAGTTGATGATCAGGCCCGTGAATTGAAAAGTAATAACCACCATATAAGTTTCAACAACCATTTCTTGCATATTCCACCTCAGTACAATCCTTTATATGCATCTAAGGATAATATTGCAGAGACATCAGTACCTTCTAAGGATGCATTATCTCATATTCGACCGGCATTACAAGGCCCTGGTTCCATGTTCAAAATTCAGTCGCAGCAAGTGGTGCCCCAGACAATACATACAAAGAAGGAGAATCCATTTGGTGCAAGTTCGTGGAGCTTAGATCCTCAGAAGGAGGCAATGTACAGGAGCAGAAGTGAGTCACCTATGCAGGCTAGAAGGAAACAACTTGCATCGGGTACCATTGCTAAATTGCCGCCACCACCTGAGAAATCtgtattgaagaaagttcaaagaagaagaagtttcAGCgatattgaagatattgatcTAGACAAATTGGATCTTGAAatggagaagaagatggtTCAAGTGACTCAGAATAACACAGCAAAAAACTCTGGTTCAAGAAAGGGTTACACTCAGGATTTATTTGCCAACTTAAACGAAGTCGAAGATAGAATTGGTAATAAGAGGAAAAATATTCCTCCAGAGAAGAAAAGGGCAAAATCTTTTGCAGGCATGACAGATGCAGAATTAGCTCAATTAGAAGAGTTTTATATTTCCAAGGGAAGATCCGCCACTTCTGCCAtggaaaaatatgattTTGGTGAACAAGCCCCCAGTAACCAATTCAATGATTATAAGACTGATTCTGCTaatattccaattgttAATAAGGCTGTATATGATTCATTGACATTGACGTATCCATCAAGACCATCAATTACGTATAGAGCAATATCAATGACTATGGAGAACCCAGAATTCGATACATTTGTCACTAAGACTAAAGAACGTCTTCATAGTAAAGAAAAGGAGGCCATAACTGCGTTAAGAACAGTAAGTTGTTATATATCAGGTAGAAGGTTCACATGGGCCACTGTGGATTGGTACATTGAAAACATTGCCAAAGATGGGGATCATGTAATTATCATGACATGTATTCCTGAATTTGAAACGCTGGTAGAAAAGGCTAATTACCAAGCATTCAGAGATCGATTAAATTCTGATGGTACGAGTCCCTCCATATCTCGGAGTTCTAAGGATTCCTCCTTTAACAAGGATGGGTACGAAAGTAAAATATCTGAAGGCCTTTATATAGAGGCTATTTATCAGGAGGCAAGGACTAAGTGTCGtcaaatattaaattacTATGCAAAACGATTAGAAAACAAGAAAGTCAAAATAACTATAGAAATGGTGAAAGACAATTCTAGTAAGAGAGCGGTGAATGCAATTGAAGCATTATATAGACCcaatcttcaattgtttagTACTGTTAGTaccaatattcaaattaaatttagaaaTGGTAACGTTAAATTCCCATTCTTTATCATGAAGCATTTTTTTATTCCAGTGTTTATTGTTccctttgaatttcttaacCCCAACTTGTTGATGGATCCatctgaaaaatatgaattacATGAAGAATGTACCAAGATTGATGATCGTTTGAAGTGGTTGGATACTACCATCAAGCGCACTTTAAAGAATCCGTATATTATCCGTCATGAAGAGACACATGCTCCAAAtacagatgatgaagaaagcGATGAAGATGACAGGTCAGTAGCTTCTATAACAGAATACTTTCCAGTTTCCAAAGAACAGCAACGTAAGATTGATTCGTTCGAGAGGTTGGGATATGTTAGGCCATTACCATCAAGggtaatattattacagCACAGTGGtttaatatttgataaGGATGGTAAGAAGATAACACAGACGAGCTCAAGAGGGTCAAGACGTAGTTCAAGAATTCAATTCCATGACTCTAATGGTATCTACCAAGTAAAATCGTTAATTGATAACACATATTCAACACAAAGCAGTAATGGAACGCCCCTTACGCCAAGGTCGGGATCTGAAATCAGGAAGACAAAGTCATCCGTTCCAAGTGGGATCAAACATAGTAACCACTCAAGGATACCAAAAACACATTCACATCACACTCATCTGAAGAAAGTAAAAAGTGCGGAAGATCGCAAGAAGGAAAGGGATAAATTAAAGGTTAAGAAAagcaataataatgttaatACATCTGATAGCAgtgatgaaaagaaaaaatccAAGAAGTCATTCGGTTCTATGTTTAAGAAAGTTTTCAGCTCCAAGTagattgaagatgatttcaCTAATGTATATTTGAGAGCCCAATTCCTGATCTTTCATGGTTACTCCATCTTCTCTTATCAAAAAAAGtcatttaatgaatgaCTTTTCATGGTGCGCCGTTAGGGGTACATCTGCATTTTAGTGAAAAATTCGACTGAAAGACCAAAATATCGAAAGGAACAAAACAGAGGAGGGACATGCGATCTATGGGTATATAACATATCAATGAAACCCACCTTCAACGATCTCCTTTCTTTGTTTAAAACATTTTCTCGAGTTTTCGAATGTTTCTTTTATTAGACAATTGTAATCATAATAAAATGAAGCTAGAATTAAGAACTTATACAGAAGCACATAAATATGCTCGATCGCCTCGgtttaaatatttaatgTACGGTATGGTTGCTACCGCAATCCTTCCAACACTTTATTTAAGCCGGCATTTCCATCCGCATTATGATCCAGGTATGGTGGAATCAGACATTCCAATGAAGAAGGAGGTAATTCGATCAAGGACATCAAAGTTGTTCAATAATGTGCTTCCCTCTCATAAATATGTTCtagatgatgatttgaCTCTTCTATTGTTCTCCTCCaccatttgaagaattctaTGTTTACATAACTACCTTACTAAATGGAAGCATCAAGACAAGAATGGAATTCCTTTTTCCTCCATACATTTATTTTCAGACATCTATTATTTGCATGTTATATAACACATATACAAATATAACTCACTTATATATTGGACATTTCTTAATATGAATATCATTATGATCAGTTGTTCatgttcttcaatatttttccGACCAATAATCAGTCGCGGCTTTGGTAAAATTACGCTTTAATCTGGATAACGGCAATAAAGTCAAGAGATCAACTGCTGCTCTATTTTAGTTTGTATTAATATCAGGCAGTGAATATAAAGAGTTGTTTGCATTGACTATGACAGTGAATTACTATCGCGAAGTTGATTTAGTTGCGGAAGGGGTGACACCGAAGGAGAACGTTACGGTTAGTCTTCAACCAAAAGATAATACCAACGTCAAGGTGACGCCCTCCAGGGTTATCAGAAAAAAGACAAGAGAGTTGATTGGAGATGCGGAATTAGTTGACGGAATATCAGTACGTAACCCACATTACTTAACtgattatttaaagaaggaaaggGAAAGTCTGTCGAAAACATTGAACTCCACGTTGGAAAAAATAGATCAAGTTacatcaaaatattataataaagaaGTGTTAATGACTAGAGGTTTAAATTGTGTCTATACTGATTCAAAGAGTATGCTACTTCCCGGTTTAACTTACATTGGTGTTGCATTTATGGCGGGTTCCATAGCTGTTAGGAATAGAAATATTGCGTTAAGAATGGGAGTACCTATATTATTAAGTTCGGTATGCTTCTCATATGCTCTACCAAACACATTTGAAACGATTAAACTTATTTTGCatgaaaaagaagaagatcgTTTTCCGGTATTTACGGAGAGACAGGATAGAATCGTTGACCAAGTGAAAGAACTACCTATTTCCACTAAGACTCTAATCAATAGAACCACGGAATTCATATCGAGACCTTTTTCTACAATTcaacaatattttaaaacaataGAGAAGTGATAAATAAGAATGGCAATTTTTAAGTAACAAATCCATGTTATGTATGGGCTTCCATAAGTGCAAGTGAGAACAAAAATTTCCTTCACACTCCCTTAATATGATTActatattattattgggagttatatatacatattaGTGGAAAGTTACCGGAcataaatattcttttaattAGGTATAGTTTGTAAtagaagaaagaatataaaaCTATTTGCGAGTTGAGAGCACTTTTGTTAgctttattattttgtatCTTGAATGGTTCCTTATTATTAACCAAAAATTTCTATAGTGCCAATGTTAATTCATGAGAATATTGCTCCCTTATCTCTATTGAGTATACCACATTTTTCGATCGGGTATGAGGGACCTTGAAATATACCATAAGTTAAACTGCTTTAAAGACTGGCAAGAAAGGTAAAGTTAAAAGTGTTTCTAGAAGGTCATTCTATTCTCTcgaataaatatttcttaataCATAAAGTGAAACTTCAGAACCCTTATTGCAACTAGAGTTTTTTAAAGTTCTTTACTCTTGATCTTAGTTACATAATGAAGGgttatttgataaagtgGTTTCCCCCCCAACGCAATTATTGCAAACCGGTATGTATGTTACTGTATACCCTAGTTTTCAAGGACTGAAGCAAGAAGAAGGGATTGAGGTAAGAAACAATGGCATAAGTGGTTCTTATTACTTGGATGTTTCTTTGTCACGTATATTGagtaaaataaaatagagAAAATActtgtttcttttcagATGTTTTCAAAGGATCACCGGTGCATTCTTGACCTGTATTTTCACATTCTTTAATGAGAATTCCCATTGTTCCAAAGTTTTCGGGCGGGGTTCCTATATTTTCCTATTAACTTTAAAGTTGTTTGAACGATAACCAAAATAACtagataataattttgtataattttttttatcattaaagTGAGCATACTTACTTAGAAGATAGGTacataataaataaaatactTACAAGTATTTTTGATTGATTTTTCATAACAGTCGCAACTCATTAGATTTTCATAAATAACAAAGACAATAATTAAACTTTCACGGTGGACATCTTTGGACCGAATGGTTCATAATGAATGAAATCATCCTTGTGTTCTaagatcttcaaatgtTCAATCATGGCTTGCATGAAACCTAGAGACCCACATAGGTAGACATCTGCATTAGCTGGgatttgttcttgtaagaATTCAGCATCGATGGCTGGTTGAGTGTCAGTGTAAAGGATTGTTTTCTTTGTAGTGGTGGCCTTGTCTAATAGTTCATCGACATGTTTCTTGAAGGATTGAGTGCCTTCGTTGTAACTTGATTGAATCCAGTAGATTGGTCTGTTTGGATTTTCAGTGACTTGCTTTTCCAACATGGCTAAGATTGGAGTGACACCGACACCAGCGGATAGTAACACTAATGGGATTTcattttgatgaattaatttatcaGTAAGAGCGAAATCACCAGCTGGAGCacttaatttcaattcatcaccGACTTTCACATCCTTATGTAAGAATTCAGAGACCAACCCAGCTGGATGAGTCTTATcagtttccaatttcacAGCGAATTTCAATCCATCCTTGGTGGAAATGGAACATAAAGAATAATGACGCAAGGCATCGTATTGGTTATCTTGTCTCACTGGATGAGTGTTCACGGTGATATATTGACCAGCAACGATGGGCAAAGTGGACAAATTGATACCTGATTCCGTGGTTGGTTTCACAGTGAAGGCGTAGACGTCATTGGCGACCAATTCCTTGTCGACCACGGTGAATGGTTTCCAACCTGGCCAAGCTTGTTCAGCGTacatttccttttccacGGTGATAAAGACATTAGCAATTTCACCGTATGCTTCACCCCAGGCGTTAATAATCTCAGGCGTAGCGGCATCACCTAGGACTTCCTTAATGGCTTTCAAAAGGTATTCACCGACGATTGGGTAATGTTCTGGTTTAATTTGCAACGCACGATGCTTTTGACCGATTTGCTTGACGTGATCCAAGAGGGGAGTCAAGTCATCAATATGCTTGGCGGCAGCTAAGACGGTGGTAGCTAGGGCATTTGGCTGAGCACCTTTCTTTTGGTTGATTCTGTTGAAAATGTTCAATAGTTCGGTGTGTTCACTCAACATGTTCTTGTAGAAAGTACGAGTGATTACGGAACCTTGTTGTTCCAAGACTGGGACGGTCGCCTTGATAGTAGTACGTGTTTGTTCGGATAGCATTGTTGTGTGGTGTGGTGGGTGTGTTGGTATGATTTTAATGTGAAAGTAagagagaagaagaaagacgAGTAAAGTAGGACATGGTTAGTTAAAGATTGGACTTGTAGTAGATATTTATAATCAAGGTGATCGAAGATGTATGTTGTTATTACTTGTTAAATCCGTCGAGCAAAGGCAAAACAAGCACCAAGGGAGGGAGAAAAAGGAGGTACAGGTACAATAGACGGGCGACGACTATCAAAAATGGACGAGGGCCGGTGTAATGAGCGGCGACAATACGCGGATATGGTATATTGATGGTTGGTATTGTGCTGCAGGTATCGGCAGTTCTCGAGGATGCTGCTTACGTGTGCTGCAGTTCTACCCCACGCCGATAACGCCCGATctaacaaataatttatgGATTAGTAAGAGGCTGAGGGCCCCTTCGTTCATTGGCCAGGGGAAGACTCCGAGGAACTCCACTTGACACCGCGGGCGTTAGCGGAGATAGCCGTTGCCAGCGAGAAAATGCTATGAACACACCAGTCCCATTCCACGGCAAGCGCCGTCACCCGCGACGGGTCGTCCCGTACGGCGCGCTTGAAGCGCTGAACTTGCGAGGCACGTGTGGAAATGAGAAGCGTGAGGCTATTaccatcaccatcatcGTTCCTCACCAGATCCTCTCCAGTGAACTTGGTACCTGAGACAACGTTGACCTCCCGTATACCATGGCTCTTCAACACGGATGACACTAACGCGGTGCCCGCCGGAATGTCGCTCACCAGGTTCACTCTCAGCAATCCAGCTCGTTCAAACACTTTGCTCGACAACTGCGTCCGTGCTAACACACTGGCATCCACCTTCGGTATAGTGTACTTGGTTAAATCCAGCATGATTTCCTCTCTTCGTAGCTTCCTCTTGTTCTGTCCGCGGGCTTCACGGATTACTCGTAATTGATCCATAATAAATTCCGGAATTAATGCATACTTCAACGGTTCAAAACTGAGACTCTTCAAGTACTTTACCGTTCTCATCTGTTTGGGTGCAACGATAGTGTTGAGCCCTACGGTGTCAATGTCATCATAGATACGAATTCCTAATTCACGTAATATTTCTTGATCCGCACCATTGATCGATTCGTGACACCCCGTACAGATCGCGTTCATGTCGTAGAGCGGTAACTCAACGGAATCATCCAATATGGACAAGATGCTATCGTCATTAATTTTCTTGAGTCGTTTCGGTGTATCTTCCTCCATTGTGGCAGGTCTTAATGGTCTCTTACGAGTAATTGTATCCTGTTCTTCTTGAGTTTCAGCTGGAAGTTCATGAGATTTTTCATCAGATACTTTATTTAAGATCACTTCGCTATCCTTAGTAGAAGGTTGTGAAATGGTAGTGCGGGAATCACTGTCATGAGATTGTGAAATGGATACGGAGTTCTTCCCAGTGGTCACAGCATCTTCTTGACCCTCATGAGATTCAGATATCTTATCTAAGGTCAATGGAACCTCCCCATCTTCTGATGCAGATTGCGAAATGGAAATGGGTTGTAATTGACTACCAACTCCTGTCATTGTCTCCTCTTTACCATTCGTCTCCAAAATGTACtcataatttttcttcaaatcttgtAAATCAGCAGACTCCTCCTCCACTTCCTTTGTCTCTTGTTCGTTCGTCATCATAATATTTGTCTCTTCTTCCGCCTCTGTATCACTCATCATCTTATCGTCAGATTGCTCCTCAATAACAGATAAAATTTTGGCATCTGGCACAGGTGGAGAAAGTCTAGGTGCCATGGATAATAGtgtcttctcttcttccATCGTTTTAGCACCTTCAACGGAATAAGAGTACGCATAATCTTGATATTGTAACAATGATGAATCTCTCCATTCACCCATCTCATAACAATCCTCCAACCATTGCAAATTACAAATCTTAATAGTGTCAACCCCCCATCGTTTACTCATTTGCACTTTTTTGCTGTCATGTCTCCTCTCATCCCAGGGATCAAAGCgacaaattaaataattattctTCTTGCTTAACTCTTCAGTGACCATTCCACCCAACGCCATAACGAGAAACTTAATATAATTCCTTCGTAATCCGGGAAATTCACTCATTGTAACATTACAACTCACGGACTCATCCAGTGTAGCCCTCCATGGTGGCCATAATAATTGACCAGAAGGCGCTAACAATTCCCCCAACATGCACATATCGATTAGCCAAAAGGGAGTCCCCACATATCGACAAATATGTTTTGCCTGTTCGTACTCAGGATCAGAGTGCATGCAGGTGATGAAAATCGACACGTTTGGATCAGTAAGTTCGGTGATTTGACCACCGTGCAATTCGACAATATCGTTAAGAAACTGTGTCATATGTGTGTTCAAATTCATGGAGGCAGATACAGCAACATGATAACCCTTCAAAAATTGCGTTGTCTTGCTGGGGACCCGGCTCTTTATTAATTCCTCCCAAAGTTGTgtca is from Naumovozyma castellii chromosome 6, complete genome and encodes:
- the NCAS0F00530 gene encoding uncharacterized protein (ancestral locus Anc_5.90) gives rise to the protein MTETKTHFVKHISFDDLSPSLVDDQARELKSNNHHISFNNHFLHIPPQYNPLYASKDNIAETSVPSKDALSHIRPALQGPGSMFKIQSQQVVPQTIHTKKENPFGASSWSLDPQKEAMYRSRSESPMQARRKQLASGTIAKLPPPPEKSVLKKVQRRRSFSDIEDIDLDKLDLEMEKKMVQVTQNNTAKNSGSRKGYTQDLFANLNEVEDRIGNKRKNIPPEKKRAKSFAGMTDAELAQLEEFYISKGRSATSAMEKYDFGEQAPSNQFNDYKTDSANIPIVNKAVYDSLTLTYPSRPSITYRAISMTMENPEFDTFVTKTKERLHSKEKEAITALRTVSCYISGRRFTWATVDWYIENIAKDGDHVIIMTCIPEFETLVEKANYQAFRDRLNSDGTSPSISRSSKDSSFNKDGYESKISEGLYIEAIYQEARTKCRQILNYYAKRLENKKVKITIEMVKDNSSKRAVNAIEALYRPNLQLFSTVSTNIQIKFRNGNVKFPFFIMKHFFIPVFIVPFEFLNPNLLMDPSEKYELHEECTKIDDRLKWLDTTIKRTLKNPYIIRHEETHAPNTDDEESDEDDRSVASITEYFPVSKEQQRKIDSFERLGYVRPLPSRVILLQHSGLIFDKDGKKITQTSSRGSRRSSRIQFHDSNGIYQVKSLIDNTYSTQSSNGTPLTPRSGSEIRKTKSSVPSGIKHSNHSRIPKTHSHHTHLKKVKSAEDRKKERDKLKVKKSNNNVNTSDSSDEKKKSKKSFGSMFKKVFSSK
- the NCAS0F00570 gene encoding uncharacterized protein (ancestral locus Anc_5.94), whose product is MTNASPPVHPNGILSQMNILLLGEPRSENDASIETIQDKLRSLGCENCPCIPLSQVSSENEDYNTLRDNFLKLQGSPFHYIVSDTCHFPFYKIAAFEFLIPVVSYEWLNNLINEKQIPRLLHSPVDAVTLQPMTGIRLYISKEAFTKEEYILYSKIAQSLGAICKDIISAGTTDYIITTGKNDMAIKAVMNFQQGPTRIKFLYPTFIMECFQNRKVPSAEGHIIDVHESTTTNSLKLTQLWEELIKSRVPSKTTQFLKGYHVAVSASMNLNTHMTQFLNDIVELHGGQITELTDPNVSIFITCMHSDPEYEQAKHICRYVGTPFWLIDMCMLGELLAPSGQLLWPPWRATLDESVSCNVTMSEFPGLRRNYIKFLVMALGGMVTEELSKKNNYLICRFDPWDERRHDSKKVQMSKRWGVDTIKICNLQWLEDCYEMGEWRDSSLLQYQDYAYSYSVEGAKTMEEEKTLLSMAPRLSPPVPDAKILSVIEEQSDDKMMSDTEAEEETNIMMTNEQETKEVEEESADLQDLKKNYEYILETNGKEETMTGVGSQLQPISISQSASEDGEVPLTLDKISESHEGQEDAVTTGKNSVSISQSHDSDSRTTISQPSTKDSEVILNKVSDEKSHELPAETQEEQDTITRKRPLRPATMEEDTPKRLKKINDDSILSILDDSVELPLYDMNAICTGCHESINGADQEILRELGIRIYDDIDTVGLNTIVAPKQMRTVKYLKSLSFEPLKYALIPEFIMDQLRVIREARGQNKRKLRREEIMLDLTKYTIPKVDASVLARTQLSSKVFERAGLLRVNLVSDIPAGTALVSSVLKSHGIREVNVVSGTKFTGEDLVRNDDGDGNSLTLLISTRASQVQRFKRAVRDDPSRVTALAVEWDWCVHSIFSLATAISANARGVKWSSSESSPGQ
- the SPG1 gene encoding Spg1p (ancestral locus Anc_5.91), with the translated sequence MFLLLDNCNHNKMKLELRTYTEAHKYARSPRFKYLMYGMVATAILPTLYLSRHFHPHYDPGMVESDIPMKKEVIRSRTSKLFNNVLPSHKYVLDDDLTLLLFSSTI
- the YHB1 gene encoding flavohemoglobin (ancestral locus Anc_5.93) — protein: MLSEQTRTTIKATVPVLEQQGSVITRTFYKNMLSEHTELLNIFNRINQKKGAQPNALATTVLAAAKHIDDLTPLLDHVKQIGQKHRALQIKPEHYPIVGEYLLKAIKEVLGDAATPEIINAWGEAYGEIANVFITVEKEMYAEQAWPGWKPFTVVDKELVANDVYAFTVKPTTESGINLSTLPIVAGQYITVNTHPVRQDNQYDALRHYSLCSISTKDGLKFAVKLETDKTHPAGLVSEFLHKDVKVGDELKLSAPAGDFALTDKLIHQNEIPLVLLSAGVGVTPILAMLEKQVTENPNRPIYWIQSSYNEGTQSFKKHVDELLDKATTTKKTILYTDTQPAIDAEFLQEQIPANADVYLCGSLGFMQAMIEHLKILEHKDDFIHYEPFGPKMSTVKV
- the MIC26 gene encoding Mic26p (ancestral locus Anc_5.92) codes for the protein MTVNYYREVDLVAEGVTPKENVTVSLQPKDNTNVKVTPSRVIRKKTRELIGDAELVDGISVRNPHYLTDYLKKERESLSKTLNSTLEKIDQVTSKYYNKEVLMTRGLNCVYTDSKSMLLPGLTYIGVAFMAGSIAVRNRNIALRMGVPILLSSVCFSYALPNTFETIKLILHEKEEDRFPVFTERQDRIVDQVKELPISTKTLINRTTEFISRPFSTIQQYFKTIEK